A region of the Corynebacterium endometrii genome:
TGAGGCTGAGCACCTCCGCACGGGAGGCCGGATTCTTCTTAAAACCGCCGCGAACCGCGGACGTGGTGGTCATGGCCCCCGGCTTGCGGATGCCGCGCATCGCCATGCACAGGTGCTCACACTCGAGAACCACGATGACGGACTGCGCGTGCAGCTTCTCCACCAAAGCGTCAGCGATTTGGGTGGTCAGGCGCTCCTGCACCTGCGGGCGCTTGGCGTACATGTCCGCCAGGCGCGCCAACTTGGACAGGCCGGTGACGTGCCCCTCCTTGCCCGGGATGTAGCCAATGTGGGCCTTACCGTAGAACGGCACCAGGTGATGCTCACACGTGGAATAAATGGGAATGTCGCGGACCAATACCAATTCCTGATGGTCCTCGGCAAAGGTCTTGGCCAGCACCTCGGTGGGGTCCGTGTACAGGCCCGCAAAGCATTCCGCGTAGGCGCGGGCCACTCGCGCCGGAGTTTCTACGAGCCCCTCGCGGTCCGGGTCCTCACCCACCGCGATGAGCAGCTCGCGCACCGCCGCCTCCGCCCGGGCCTGGTCGAAGGTGCCCGGGGTATGTGTCTGCTTTTTAGTCATGAGCGTTGCCGTCTTTCTTTGCGTCGGTACCGTCGCCGTAGCGGTCCCAACCTGGATGAGCTGCGTATGGATTCTTTGACGTATCGCCGCTGATCGGCGGGGCCCAGTCATTGGAGGACGGTTCCGGCTTGTGGTGGCGGCCGCGAACCTCACCCGTAACCCGCGGAATCTCCTGGGTATTTTCGGCGTCCTGCGCGCTAGCGCCGCGAGAAGTTTGATCCGCGGGCGCCTGCGATGGGGCGGAGCCCTCCGTGCGGTACTCCCGGGAGGCCTCCGGCGCGGCCGCATCGGAGTAGCCCTCCCCGGCGCGCTCAGACTCCACGGACGGGTCAACCTCTGCCGGTTGGCCCGGCGCGGCCGGGGTCTCCAGCTGCGGCGCGGACTCCGTTTCATTCCCTGGGGTCTGAGGGGTGCGCCAGGCGTTTGCAAGCTCCTGATTTTCCTGAGTTTTATCCTCACGCGGCGTTGGCTCGGCGGGCTCTGCGGCCGGCTTCGCATCGCCTACATAGTCGCCGGCGTGCTGGCCAAAGTTAAAGCCAATCTCCTCGCCCGCGGGCAGGGGCTTGCCGGTGCGCTCCGCCTCCTCGCGGCGGGCGCGCGCGGCGCGCGTGGCGTCCAGCAAGGTCATGCGCTTAGGCAGTTCCTCGCCGCGCTCCTTGGCCAGCTCGATGGGCGTCTTGACCGGTTCGCGGCCGGCCTGGCGCGGGAAGCGCTCATCCTCATTGGGGAAGACGTCAAAGGACTCGCGCGGCTCGATGCCGTCAAAGATGGCCTCAAGGTCCGGGCGGCGCAGGGTCTCCTTCTCAAGCAGCTCGGTGGCCAGCTTGTCCAGGTAGTCACGGTTGTCCGCCAGGATGTCATAGGCCTGCTGATGGGCGGAGTTGAGCAGGTAGTGAAGCTGCTCATCGATGCGCGCGGCCACGGCGTCAGACATCTCAATGACGCCACCGCCGCCACCGCCGTGGCCGAACGGATCGCCCTGCTCCTGGCCGTACTTGACGGTCCCCAGGTCTGGGCTAAAGCCGTATTCGGTGAGCATGGCGCGGGCTATCTTGGTGGCGTTTTCAATGTCTGATGAAGCGCCGGTGGTGGGCGCGCCGAAGACCAGTTCCTCCGCGGCGCGTCCGCCCATGGCGAATACCAGGCGGGCAAAGAGCTCGTCGCGGGTGTACATGCCCTTGTCATCTTCCTGGGCGGTCATGGCGTGGCCGCCGGTGCGGCCGCGGGCCAGGATGGTCACCTTGTAGACGCGCTCGATGTCTTTGAGCGCCCATGCGGCGAGAGTGTGGCCGCCCTCGTGGTAGGCCGTGACCTTCTTTTCATGCTCGGAGATCACCTTGGACTGGCGGCGCGGGCCGCCAACCACGCGGTCTGTGGCTTCTTCCAGCGCGTCCGCGGTAATCACGTTGCCGCCGATGCGCGCGGTCAGCAGCGCGGCCTCGTTGAGCACGTTGGCCAGGTCGGCGCCGGACATGCCGGCGGTGCGCTTGGCCAGCTGGGTCACGTCGACGTCCTTGCCCAGCGGCTTGTCCTTGGAGTGGACCTTAAGGATTTGCTCGCGGCCGGCCAGATCGGGGTTGGTCACCGGGATCTGGCGGTCGAAGCGGCCGGGGCGCAGCAGCGCCGGATCCAGGATGTCAGGCCGGTTGGTGGCGGCGATGAGGATAACGCCCTCGCGGTCACCGAAGCCGTCCATCTCCACGAGCAGCTGGTTGAGGGTCTGCTCACGCTCATCGTGGCCGCCGCCCATGCCGGAGCCGCGCTGGCGGCCCACGGCGTCAATCTCATCGACAAAGATGATGCACGGGCTGTTTTCCTTGGCCTGCTTGAACAGGTCACGCACGCGGGAGGCGCCCACGCCCACGAACATCTCAACGAAGTCAGAGCCGGAGATGGAGAAGAACGGCACGCCCGCCTCGCCGGCGACCGCGCGAGCCAGCAGGGTCTTACCGGTGCCCGGAGGACCGTAGAGCAGCACGCCGCGCGGGATCTTGGCGCCCAGCTCGTGGTAGCGGGTTGGATCCTCTAGGAAGTCCTTAATCTCGTGGAGTTCCTCCACCGCCTCATCCGCGCCGGCCACGTCCGCGAACGTGTTGGTTGGCATGTCCTTGGTCAGTTCCTTGGCGCGGGAACCGCCGATGCCAAACATTCCGCCGGCGCCCTGCTGCATGCGGGACATGAAGAAGAACAGCAGGGCGAAGACGATGAGCATCGGCAGCAGGAAGCCCAGCATGGACGCCAGGAAGGACTCCTGGGTCACGTTGGTCTGGTACTTATCCGCGCCGGAATCCTTAACCGCGTTGAAGATCTGCTCGGAGGCGCGGGCAGGGTATTTGGCGATGACCTCTTCAACGCCTTCCTGCTCCTCAACCGTGATGGGCTCACGCAGCTGCAGGCGCACCTGCTGCTCGCGATCATCAATCTGCGCCTCTGCGACGTTGCGGTCAGTCAGCTGCTCCAAGGCAACGGACGTGTCCACCCGCTGGAAGGAGCGGGAATCATCCGAAAAGAAGGTAAACGCGTAGAGGGCGATCAGGACAAGGGCGGCGATGCCGCCGTAGCGGAGGATGTTTTTGTTCTTCATCACCCCGTGATTCTAGTTGTTGCTATAGACATCCGGGTGAAGGGTGCCCACGTATGGCAGGTCCCGGTAGCGCTCCGCATAGTCAAGACCGTATCCAATGACAAACTCATTGGGGATGTCAAAGCCCACTTCTAGCAGGTCAATGTCCGCTTTTACCACCTCGGGCTTGCGCAGCAAGGTGATCACTTCCAGCGAACGAGGATTACGGTTGCGCAGGTTGCGCATCAACCACGAAAGGGTCAAACCGGAGTCGATGATGTCCTCCACGATGAGGACGTCGCGGCCCTCAATCTCACGGTCCAGGTCCTTTAGGATGCGCACCACGCCGGAGGACGTGGTGGAGTTGCCGTAGGAGGACACGGCCATGAACTCCACCTCGGACGGGATGGACAGCTTGCGCGCAAAGTCGGTCACGAAGTACACGGCACCCTTGAGCACGCAGATGATGATCAGATCCTGCTCGGTGTCCTTGTAGTGCTCCGAAGCCTTGTCAGCCAGCTCCTGGATGCGGGAGTTCAACTCATCTTCGGAGATGAGGATGGCTTCAATGTCATTCCCGTAGCGGTTGGCGGGAACGTCAAAGTTCTTCTTATCGTGCAAAGCCATGGTCTATCCAAGCTCTTTCTGTGTTGCAATGGGGGATTGGGGTTTCAATCCATGCCAAGTTTGCCACCTTCGCGGCGTTCATCCAACCGCTTAAGCCCACAAGGCCCGCCCCAGGTGTGCCCCGTGGGCGCCACGGCGCCTTAAGGTTGGCGTTTAAGCTCCGGTCACGCCCCTTCGATGCGAAGGTGTCCGTCCACCCGGCGTACCTGTACCCGCCCCTGCCGGGCGGTGGGGTCCTCCGCGGAGACGGCCACCGGCCCCTGGCCCCGCCACGAGGTGCACAGCGCGGCGATGGCCTCCACCGCCGCCGTGGTCACCAGCACGCCGTGGCCGCGCAGCCACAGGCCAATCGCGCGGCGCCGGACCGCCGGCTCCATCCCCGCCAGCACCGCGCAATCATCGCTGACGGCGCCGGGCTGCAGGGCCGCGTTGTCCTCGACCAGCTTGCCCGCCGCCTGCGCGAGCGCCGGGACCGCGTCGCCGCCAATGAGCTCCCCCAGCCGCGGGATGACCTCCTTGCGCAGGGCCACGCGCAGGAAGTCCACGCGTTCGTTGTGCGGGTCCCGCCACGGTTCCAAGCCCAGCTCCGCGCACGCCCCTGCGGTATCCGCCCGGCGCACCCCCAGCAGCGGGCGCACCACGGCGGCACCCTCGATTACGGCCCGCGGGGCCAGGCCCGCCGCCTGCCCGCGCAGCGCGCTGAGCAGGAGGGTCTCGCCGGCGTCGTCGGCGGTGTGGGCGATGAAGACCTCCCTGCCCGCGGCCGCATCCCGCAAGGCGGCGTAGCGGACCCGGCGCGCGGCGGCCTCCATGGAGCCGCGTGCAGGCACCTCCACGGAAATCACGCGGGCGGTGGCCCCCAGCGCGCGGGCGGTGGCCGCCGCGGCGTTCGCCACCGCGTCCGAGCCCTCCTGCAGGCCGTGATCCACCACCAACGCCTCCACCTCGGCGCCCTCCGCGCTAAGCGCCGCGCACAGGGCCAGCGAGTCCGCGCCGCCGGAAAGCCCCACGGTGACGGGTTGGCCGTTCAGGTAGGGGCGCACCGCCACGCGGCAGGCCAAAAAGTGCGGGCTGGTCCTGGGCCAAAAGGGGTAAACCATGGGCGGCTAGAACTCCGTGAGGGCGCTGGCTAGGGCGTCCTGGGCCACGCGGGTGGAGAGCAAGTCCCCGGCGTCATTGACCAGAAATGAGAACGCATAGACGTGCCCGGATTTGCCCACCGCGGTGCCCACCAGGGCGGATACCCCGGTCAGCGAGCCGGTCTTGGCGCGCACGTAGCCCTTGCCGGACTGGGTGGAATAGCGGGTGGCCAGGGTGCCCTCGCCGCC
Encoded here:
- the hpt gene encoding hypoxanthine phosphoribosyltransferase, translating into MHDKKNFDVPANRYGNDIEAILISEDELNSRIQELADKASEHYKDTEQDLIIICVLKGAVYFVTDFARKLSIPSEVEFMAVSSYGNSTTSSGVVRILKDLDREIEGRDVLIVEDIIDSGLTLSWLMRNLRNRNPRSLEVITLLRKPEVVKADIDLLEVGFDIPNEFVIGYGLDYAERYRDLPYVGTLHPDVYSNN
- the ftsH gene encoding ATP-dependent zinc metalloprotease FtsH; this translates as MKNKNILRYGGIAALVLIALYAFTFFSDDSRSFQRVDTSVALEQLTDRNVAEAQIDDREQQVRLQLREPITVEEQEGVEEVIAKYPARASEQIFNAVKDSGADKYQTNVTQESFLASMLGFLLPMLIVFALLFFFMSRMQQGAGGMFGIGGSRAKELTKDMPTNTFADVAGADEAVEELHEIKDFLEDPTRYHELGAKIPRGVLLYGPPGTGKTLLARAVAGEAGVPFFSISGSDFVEMFVGVGASRVRDLFKQAKENSPCIIFVDEIDAVGRQRGSGMGGGHDEREQTLNQLLVEMDGFGDREGVILIAATNRPDILDPALLRPGRFDRQIPVTNPDLAGREQILKVHSKDKPLGKDVDVTQLAKRTAGMSGADLANVLNEAALLTARIGGNVITADALEEATDRVVGGPRRQSKVISEHEKKVTAYHEGGHTLAAWALKDIERVYKVTILARGRTGGHAMTAQEDDKGMYTRDELFARLVFAMGGRAAEELVFGAPTTGASSDIENATKIARAMLTEYGFSPDLGTVKYGQEQGDPFGHGGGGGGVIEMSDAVAARIDEQLHYLLNSAHQQAYDILADNRDYLDKLATELLEKETLRRPDLEAIFDGIEPRESFDVFPNEDERFPRQAGREPVKTPIELAKERGEELPKRMTLLDATRAARARREEAERTGKPLPAGEEIGFNFGQHAGDYVGDAKPAAEPAEPTPREDKTQENQELANAWRTPQTPGNETESAPQLETPAAPGQPAEVDPSVESERAGEGYSDAAAPEASREYRTEGSAPSQAPADQTSRGASAQDAENTQEIPRVTGEVRGRHHKPEPSSNDWAPPISGDTSKNPYAAHPGWDRYGDGTDAKKDGNAHD
- the folE gene encoding GTP cyclohydrolase I FolE; the encoded protein is MTKKQTHTPGTFDQARAEAAVRELLIAVGEDPDREGLVETPARVARAYAECFAGLYTDPTEVLAKTFAEDHQELVLVRDIPIYSTCEHHLVPFYGKAHIGYIPGKEGHVTGLSKLARLADMYAKRPQVQERLTTQIADALVEKLHAQSVIVVLECEHLCMAMRGIRKPGAMTTTSAVRGGFKKNPASRAEVLSLIRG
- the tilS gene encoding tRNA lysidine(34) synthetase TilS, with the protein product MVYPFWPRTSPHFLACRVAVRPYLNGQPVTVGLSGGADSLALCAALSAEGAEVEALVVDHGLQEGSDAVANAAAATARALGATARVISVEVPARGSMEAAARRVRYAALRDAAAGREVFIAHTADDAGETLLLSALRGQAAGLAPRAVIEGAAVVRPLLGVRRADTAGACAELGLEPWRDPHNERVDFLRVALRKEVIPRLGELIGGDAVPALAQAAGKLVEDNAALQPGAVSDDCAVLAGMEPAVRRRAIGLWLRGHGVLVTTAAVEAIAALCTSWRGQGPVAVSAEDPTARQGRVQVRRVDGHLRIEGA